A window of Bacillus sp. DX3.1 genomic DNA:
CCGGCTCGATAACATTAAATCCACTTTTTCCTACAAAAATACCTGCGATAATTTCTGCAACAACGACAGGAATTGCTTTTAACTTAAAGCGTTGCAGCAAAAGGGGAACGAAAAATGCGATTGCGACGACAATCATAAGTGATAGAACAGAAGAATGTTGTTCCATAGCGTTCTCTCCCTTCAAAATATATAGTACCTATTTTAGCTATATTATAGGAAGAAAAGCAATGCGTATGAATTCGATTCCATAAAGAAAGAGTTTTCTTAACATTTGTCACAATAAGTATAGTTTACATTTTCATTCTTTATTTTCCTTTATATGTATATAAAAGTTTAACTTATTGCATAAGGAAGGGAAGAGGGAAGAATAAAAAAAGTCTGCTGGGACATTGTCCTAGCAGACTTTTGAAAGTACATTACATAGAGAAGAAAATCCAAACCGTACCACCAACAGTTACTGCAGCGATGAAAAAGCTGAATAACATTGTGATCGTTTGTGTTGTACCTTCTCCTTCTTTCATGTGCATAAACATAACTAATTGTAACGCTGCTTGTGCCACTGCCATTGCAATAATGCTTGTTAAGATTGTTGAAAGTGACAAGTTTAAGTTTGAATATAACGCTACGTATAAAGCAAGGAACGTTAATGCAAGTGATAAAATAAATCCGAAAACGTGTGACCATGGAAAACCGCTATGAGCGTGCCCATTCGCTTGTGTATTGTTTTGTCCCATTATTACGCCACCATCCCGTTCAAGTAAACTAGTGTGTAAATGAAGATCCAAACAACATCAAGGAAATGCCAGTATAAGCTGATAATAAACACTTTACGAGCTGTAACTGGTGTTAGTCCTCGTTTTAAAATTTGGATAATAACACAAGTTGCCCAGATGATACCAGCTGTTACGTGGGCACCGTGTGTTCCAAGAAGAACGAAGAATCCAGATAAGAAACCACTTGTTTGTAATGTAGCACCTTCACCGACATACAGTATAAATTCTTCAATTTCAAAGAAAAGGAAGCCAGCACCTAAAAGTAAAGTTAGAATGAACCAAACTAACATACCTTTTTGGTTGCGTTTACGCATTTCGTGAATTGCGATACCGCATGTGAAACTACTTGTTAAAAGTAGTAATGTTTGGATTAAAAGTGTTTTTACTTCAAACAATTGAGCTGGAGTAGGGCCATCTGCCGTACGACCAGCAAGTACTAGGTAAGAGGCGAAAAGCGTTGCAAATAGCACGATTTCAGCCCCAAGGAAAATCCAAAACCCTAAAATATTCAATCTGCTTTGTTCGGATTGATATTCTAGAGGTAAGCTTTTATCTAAAGCTGCCATTTCGTTTCACCTCTCATGCAACATGTTCTGTCTTTTTAATTTCGTCTACGCTAATGTAATATCCGTCGTCGTAATCAAATGAACGCCAGATCATACAAGCTACCATACCGATACCACCGACAATTGCTAACCAGAACCAGCTAAATATTAATGCAAAACCAGCAAGACCGATAAAACAAGACATAATGATTGGAACACCAGAATTGCTTGGCATATGAATTGGTGTTAATTCATCCGCTTTTGGTGTAATAGATTGACCAGTTTTCTTCATGTGCCATAGTATATCGCTCTCTGTGATTTCTGGTAATTTTGCAAAGTTATAATGCTGAACTGGAGATTGAGTTGCCCATTCAAGCGTTCTGCCATCCCAAGGGTCTCCAGTTGTATCGCGCTCACCATGGCGTGCGCTCCAAACTACGTTATAGCATAAGAATAGGAATCCGATACCCATCATTAGTGCACCAACAGATGAAATTTGGTTTAACCAGCCCCATCCTAGGTTATCAGCGTATGTGTACATACGACGTGTCATACCATCTAAACCTAAGAAATACATTGGAATGAAACATACGTTGTATCCAATCATAAAGAACCAGAATGTCCATTTTCCTAGTCGTTCATTTAACATATGACCAGTCATTTTTGGGTACCAGAATGTAAATCCTGCAAGCATCGCAAATACAGTTCCGCAAATTAAAACGTTGTGGAAGTGGGCAACTAGGAAGTAGCTGTTATGGTATTGATAGTCAGCTGCTGCCATTGCAAGCATAACACCTGTAACTCCACCGATTACAAAGTTTGGGATAAATGATAATGTCCACATCATTGGAACTGTGAAACGAATCCGTCCTTTATAAAGCGTAAACAACCAGTTAAAGATTTTAACACCGGTTGGAATCGAAATCGCCATTGTCGAAATCGAGAAGAATGAGTTAACTGCTGGACCTGCACCCATTGTAAAGAAGTGATGCAGCCATACAAGACCACTTAAGATTGCGATTGCAACCATTGAGTACACCATTGCACTGTAACCAAATAGACGTTTACGAGAAAATGTACTTACAATCTCAGAGAAAATACCGAATGCCGGTAAAATAACAATATATACTTCAGGGTGACCCCATACCCAGAATAGGTTAGCCCAGAGCATTGGCATACCGCCGCTCGCCATCGTAAAGAAGTGAGCATCAAATAGACGATCGAATGTCATTAATGCAAGAGCAACTGTTAATACTGGGAAAGCAAAGAGAATGATGACACATGTAACTAAAATGGACCATGTAAACATTGGCATTTGCATTAATTTCATGCCTGGCGCACGCATTTTTAAGATTGTAACAAGGAAGTTAACCCCTGTCATCAGCGTACCGAGACCTGAAATCTGTAATGCAATTGCATAAAAGTTGTTTCCTACGCCAGGACTAAACTCTGTACCAGCCATTGGGAAGTAAGATGTCCATCCGGCGTCTGGAGAACCACCAATAACAAAGGCGATGTTGAATAACATTGCTCCAATAAAGAATAACCAAAAACTTAGTGCATTTAAGAATGGATATGCAACGTCACGAGCACCAATTTGTAATGGTATAACGACGTTCATTAATCCTAGAACGAATGGCATCGCCATGAAAAGAATCATAACTGTACCATGTGTTGTAAAGATTCCGTTATAGTGTTCAGCGTTTAAATATGTTGTATCTGGGAATGTTAATTGGGCACGGATCATTAAACCATCCATACCACCACGGAATAACATTATAACCGCAGAGATAATATACATAGTCCCGATTTTTTTATGGTCAACAGTTGTTAACCATTCATCCCAAAGCCATTTCCATTTTTTATACTTTGTCAGTACGAAAAGGATTGCTAATGTCACAAGAACAATAGATGCGTCAGCGCCGTAAATAATCGGATCACCTGTGACAAAAAATTCATCAAGCTTCACTGTGTTCACTCCAATCTGTTGGAATAGTAGCTATTATTTATTTGTGTAGTAGTTATAATCACAATACTCAAGTGATTTCGGATCTACATAACTTAAGTGGTGACTAGAGAATGTCATACGCCCTACTACACCAGGTTTAATAACTTCATTGTATTTTTCTTCTGTCAGTGGTTTAGCAGTTTCTTTTACTTCTTTTACCCACTTGTCATAATTTTCTTGTGTTTTTGCTTCGAGCTCAAACTCCATGTGAGTGAATCCTTCACCAGAGAAGTTTGCACTACGACCAAGATAAGAACCTGGCTTATCAGCTTGTAAATATAAATCCATGATCATGCCATCCATTGTGTATTTCATACCACCAAGTTCTGGAATCCAGAAGGCGTTCATTGGGCCTACAGATGTCAGCTTAAATTGGATTGGTACACCAGCTGGTACGTTCAAATAGTTAACGGTTTCAATTTTTTCCTCTGGGTAACTGAATAACCATTTCCAGTTGGCAGATGTAACATAAATTTCAACTGGTTTAATATTTTTTGATTGCTCTGGCACTTTTTCCGTTGCATATGTTGCTTTTACCGTTGGAATTGCTAGTGCAATAACAATAATGACAGGGAAAATAGTCCAGATAACTTCTAAAAGAGTATTACCGTGTATATCAGGTGGCTCATAGTCCATATTATCTGGTTTTTCACGGTAACGAATCAAAATGATTGTAAACAAAACGAATACGATAACAATGATCGATAGTAGAAGTATGAATGACCAAACAATCAAATCATACTGTTGTTTTGCAACAGGCCCTTGTGGATTTAATACTGCGATTTTCTCACATCCACCGAGGAACAAGAGTAATGATAGCGGAAGAAGTGAAGCCAACTTCCAAGACGCTTTCTTTAGTTGCACGATTGAAAATCTCCTTTCTCCTTGGATTGAAACTATGCCAATAAAACAATATAAACCTATTAATTTATAGAAGGCAATAGTTTTCGCGATATTGTTAAAAATTAGACACAAATGCACACTTTTTACAGTGAATATCATTTGTAACTTGATAACATTGTAAACTATTTTTCATGCTAAATCTTGATTGTAAAAATTTTAAGATAAATAAAGTTATACCAAGATATCCAAAAAATAGAAAAAAGCTATCTTATCATAAGGTAAGATAGCATAATATTACCTATATTCAGTTTACTTCCTGTGTAATAGTTTGTTGCTCTTTAAATGTGACAACTTTTTTATATTTAATTTGATACAAGATGTAACAAATAATCATAAATGGAATCCCACAATAAAGAGCGATACGTTGATCTGGAATAAAGGCTAAACTTACGAATGTAACGAAGTTTAAAGAGAATGCTAAAATTGGAACGATTGGGTATAACGGTGTACGATATTTTAAATCTTTTATATTTCCACCATTCTGAATAAATTCTCTTCGGAAGAAAAATTGTGAAGCTGCAATCGACATCCAAACGACAACAGCTGCCATTGCAGCGATAGATGTTAATACTAAAAAGACAGTATCAGCTGCAAATATACTCGTTAAAAGTGAAAGGCTTGCAAATATAAGGCTGAAAATTAAAGCGTTTAATGGTACACCCTTTTTCGTTAGTTTTGCAAATCTAGGGCTAGCCATTCCTTGTTTCGACATGGCCCAAAGCATACGTGAATTGGCATATAATCCTGAGTTTGCTACAGATAGTACAGCAGTAATGATAACAAAGTTCATAATGTCTGCTGCATATGGAATGCCAACTGTATCAAAGACAAGCACGAATGGACTTTCTACAAGGTTGGCTTCTTGCCATGGAAGCAAGCCAACAACTACTGCAATTGCTAATACGAAAAAGAATAGAGTACGCCAAATTGTATTTTTAATTGCTTTAGGAATTGTTTTTTCTGGTTGTTCACTTTCACCCGAAGCAATCCCAATTAATTCGGTTCCTTGGAATGAAAAATTCACGGTAATCATTGTAAAAAGAACAGCTAATAGGCCGTTTGGAAATAACCCGCCATTTTCTGTGAAGTTATGAAGCATTGGTGCGGGTTTTCCATTGAAATCTAGGAAACCAAACATAGCGGCGCCTCCCAGTATGATGAAGACAACAATTGTTGAGACTTTTACACTGGCAAACCAAAATTCTGCTTCTGCGTAGGCCTTTGCTGATAAAGCGTTTACGATGAAGAGGATTGCTGCAAACGTAACACACCAAATCCATGAAGAAACATCTGGAAACCAGCGTTTCATTAAAATACTAACGGTTGTGAGTTCAACACCGACTGTAACAGCCCAGTTCAACCAATACATCCAACCGACAACAAATCCAAAACCAGGTGAAATAAATCGGCTTGCATAGCTTTGAAATGAACCTGCCTCTGGCATAGCAACGGATAGTTCACCAAGACAGAGCATCGTTAAATACATAACAAAACCACCAACTAAGAAAGCGAGAATGGCCCCACCAGGACCAGCGTTGTGAACAATTTGTCCTGATCCCATAAATAGCCCAGTGCCAATGACACCACCAAGTGCAATCATAAAGAGATGTCTACTTTGCATCGTACGTTTTAATTCAGTTTGCTGATTTTCTGTTTGATTCATATTCCCTTCACCCCATATTTTTTATGTTGTTTGTTTTGCTCGATGGACAAAATAACTTATCGAGCTTGCGTCATTTCACTAATCATCAGTGGGGGATGAAAAACTTACTGATAGAAGTTTTACTTTATTTGACCCTAATAAGTAATATGAGATGCACATTTATTAGTGGCAATAAGAAAACAACTATGATTAGTTTCACTTGATTAAGTATTTCGAGCATGTAAGAAATAATTTTCTGTATAAATACAAATTAAAAAACCGACATAAACCCCTTCTTTTTAGGTGGGAGAGAGCATCCGGCCATGCATAGAAGCGGTCAGATCCTTTTCCTGCGCAGACATAGTGAAAACAAAGAGAGAAAACGAGTGTAGGTCACCTTTTGTTATCCATAGCCGCGGCTATATGTCGAAAAATCAAAATGGATTTATAGGCATCTCACATAAGCATTTTTAATTCTAGCAAAATATTCTGAAAATGTATATTTATTTTTCTTTCTATTAGAAATAATTAGAATCTTAAATAAAAATACTGGGGGGCAAATTTCATAATCCTTCTAGCAAACTAGCAGGAAGAAAGGTAGAATGAAAGGAGTATGGTTTTGAAAATAATGATGTAATGGAGTTTGGTATATGTTCAGGAAAGTCAAATATATATGTATTTTAGGAATTGTAATTGTCGTCGGTGTAGCGTGTAGTAAAGATGCTATGGGTGTCGTTGCAGCAGGGAAAAATAAAATTTTTCAAAAGACACAAGAACTACGTGTGGATTTTTTGTTTGATATGAAGGAAACAGCTATGATTGAAAATGTTCCGTTTATAAAACAACTTCCTGAGTTACCAAGAGGTTGTGAAGTCACAAGTTTAGCGATGCTACTACAGTATAAAGATGTACAAGTAGATAAGATGAAGCTTGCGAGTGAAATAAATCGTGTTCCATTTAAAGAAAACAATCTTCGTGGCAATCCGCATGAAGGATTTGTTGGAAATATTTACACGAAATCTGAGCCTGGCTACGGTGTATATCATGAACCGATTTTTGAACTTGCAGAAAGATACGTGCCTGAAAAAACGATTGATTTAACAGGAAGAGATATAGAGGATATATATAAGGTTATTAGTTCAGGTTCACCAGTATGGGTTATTGCAAATACAACGTTTCAGTCGTTAGCAGAAGATAGCTTTGAGACGTGGAATACAAATGCAGGAGATTTGAAAATTACATATTATGAGCATAGCGCTATAATTGTTGGATATGATCAAAACTTTGTATATATAAATGATCCACTGGCTAACAAGCCAAATAAAAAAGTATCACGTGCTCAATTCGAGAAGGCATGGGAGCAAATGGGGAAACAAGCAATTACTATTCTATAAAAATAAAAAGCTATTTATAATAGGTAGCTTTTTATTTTTTTGCATATATAAATACAAATTAAAAAACCGACATAAACCCCTTCTTTTTAGGTGGGAGAGAGCATCTGGCCATGCATAAAAGCGGTCAGATCCTTTTCCCGCTCCATGCGAAGTGAAAACAAAGAGAGAAAACGAGTGCAGGTCACCTTTTGTTATCCAAAGCCGCGGCTATATGTCGAAAAATCAAAATGGATTTATATAAATATAAAATAGTATTCAATAAAAATTTTCTGAATATTGTTTCTTTTGATGAGGGTCCTCGCTATAATAATGCTTAACTTGGCGAAGAAAGGAAGATGAAGGATGGATATAGCAGAAGAAATTTTTCTCTCAAAAGATCAATTAATAGAATGGAGAAGACATTTTCATATGTATCCAGAACTGTCTTTTCAAGAAGAAAAAACCTCTCAGTTTGTATATGACATACTTCAAACAATCCCTCATCTAGAAGTTTCAAGACCAACAAAGTATAGTATTATGGCAAGATTGATTGGCAAACAGCCAGGCAAGACGATTGCGATTCGAGCTGATATGGATGCACTTCCGATTCAAGAAGAAAATCATTTTGAGTTTGTTTCTACATATTCAGGAGTGATGCACGCCTGTGGGCATGATGGACATATTGCGATGCTCCTTGGTACCGTGCACGCACTGGCAGGACAACGAGAAAGAGTTCATGGGGAAATTCGCTTTTTGTTTCAACATGCAGAAGAAAATTTCCCGGGCGGTGCACAAGAGATGGTTGCAGCAGGCGTGATGGAAAATGTTGACTGTATTATTGGCGCACATCTTTGGGCTTCATTGGAAGTTGGAAAAGTTGGAGTCATTTATGGTCCAGCGATGGCAGCACCTGATGTCTTTAAACTTACAATAGAAGGGAAAGGTGGTCATGCAGGTATTCCACATGAAACGATAGACAGCATTGCTATTGGCACGCAAGTTGTTTCACAGCTTCAGCAAATTGTATCTCGTCTTACTGATCCGTTGGATTCTCTCGTCTTATCTGTAACGCAGTTTCATGCGGGTACAACGCATAATGTGATCCCGGAACGGGCTAAGATTGAAGGGACAGTTAGAAGTTTGAAACATGAATTGCGAGAAAAAACGGCTGAGAGAATCGAAAAGATTACAAAAAGCATTACCGAAGCGTACGGAGCATCGTATACATTTTCATATGAATATGGATATCGGCCGGTTGTAAATGATGAACAGATTACGAAGCATGTAGAGCGTGCAGCGTTGCAATTGTATGGAAGAGAAAAAGTGGTCCGCTTGCAGCCGACAATGGCTGGAGAGGATTTTTCAGCCTTTTTACAGAAGGCACCGGGAACATTTTTCTTTATTGGTGCTGGTAATAAAGAAAAGGGAATTGTATATCCACATCACCATCCGCGTTTTACCATTGACGAAGATGCTTTGCCAATCGGGGTAGAAGTTTTTGTTTCATCCGTCTTAAACTTTATGCAAAAAGGAGAATAAGATAAGAAAAATACATGTACTAGCACTTATTCCAGTTCTTTGTTTAGTTGTTGGACCAGTGTTTACAAATTCAGTTACTCCTTAAATATGGAAGTAAAGCATAGTTCTACTGTAGTAGAGAAATAAGATTAGCTGGATTCAGCTATAGAAGTTTCATTTTAAAGAAGCTATCTCACTTTGGAGAGATAGCTTCTTTGTATTGCATACATTTTCCCAATATGGAGAAATATAACGATAACATCTTTAGAGGAAAGTTAGGTGAGAGAGATGACCAATTTAGAAGCAAACTTATCTGCCATTACACAATCTATTCGAGAAACGTTGCAGTCGCCCAATGATTTAACTGTGCGAGAGTTTGCACTTTCTGGTTCATCTACTCGGTGTGCGGTTGTTTTTCTATGCGGACTTACAGATAAAGATTTAATTTATCAACTTGTTATCCGTCCTTTGCAACAAGAAGGGATTCCAAATAAAGTACCGATTATGCAAACGTTATTAGACAGATTTATTTCTGTAGGTGAAGTAAATACAGTAAAGACATTCCCAGATGTTATTAATTCCGTTTTAGTAGGGGATGCTGTTGTTTTAATTGATGGGATACCTAACGCATTAGTGATAAATGGTCGGGCGTGGGAAAGAAGAAGTTTGGAGGCACCGATCACAGAAAATATCATCCGAGGCCCTAAAGTAGGACTTACTGAGGATATTGCAACGAATAAAATGTTAATTCGCCGTGATTTGCGTGATCCAAAACTTCGTTTTCAATCTTACATTATGGGGAAACGGTCTCAAAAGGAAGTTACATTAATTTATATTGAAGACGTAATTAACCCCTACATTGTGACAGAATTAACTCGGCGATTGGAGTCGATTGAAACTGATGTGATATTGGACTCTGGAAAGATTGAGCAATTATTGGAGGATAATAACATGTCTCCGTTCCCACAATTTTTAAATACAGAAAGGCCAGACAGAGCAGTAGCTGCCTTAGCGAAAGGGAAGGCGGTCATTTTAGTAGATGGATCGCCGTTTGCAGTTATCGCTCCTATGGTCATTGTGGATATTTTTCAATCCCCAGAAGATCATTATGAAAGATGGATTATCGGTACTTTACTAAGAGGGCTTCGTATTATAGCTGGACTTATGGCGATTTTACTTCCAGCTGTATATGTTGCGCTAGTCTCGTATCATCAAGGGCTTATTCCATCTAATTTGGCATATTCAATTGCTGGAGCAAGGGAAGGGGTACCATTTCCTGCCTATATTGAAACCATTATTATGACGTTGACAATGGAGCTAATAAGAGAAGCTGGCCTTCGTTTGCCGAAGCAAGTCGGACAAACTGTTGGGATTGTGGGAGGGCTTGTTATTGGAGAAGCTGCAGTAAGCGCAGGGATTGTCAATCCTTTTATGGTTATTATTATTGCGGTTACGGCTATTGCTACATTCTCTCTCCCTGTTTATAGCGTAACGATAACGTTTCGATTTTTACTATTTGCGTTTATTTTAGCGGCTACTATGTTTGGGTTATATGGAATTATTTTGGCGGTAATTGCATTGACGATCCATATGACCAATTTAAAAAGTGTTGGCGTACCATATTTTACGCCGTTAGCTCCTGCTTTTTATAAAGATTGGAAAGAAGAAGTGGTACTGTTGCCGAGGGCAATGTTAAAGACGAGACCAGAATATTTGCAGACGAAAGATAAAACATTACATTCAAAGGAGCGGGAATAAATTGAAACCGTTTGAATACGGAGATGAAGAAATTGGACCTCGGGAGTTAACCTTTGCAGTAAGTTCAGTCATTATTGGTACAGGAGCGCTTTCGATGCCTCGCGTAATTGCAGAAAAAACGCTTTTCACAGACGGATGGTTGATTTTGTTTCTTGGAGGGGTGGTTTGTGCATTTTTGGCTTGGTTTATTGCAAAGGTAGCAATTTTATTTCCGCAACAAACGTTTTTTCAATATACAGGTGCATACTTATCAAAGCCGGTAGCATTTATAGTCACAAGTGTTATGGTTTTAACGTTTGCTGGAATTGCTGCGTATCAGGCACGAGCAATCTCAATTATTTCGCAAACATACTTGTTTGGTAAAACGCCTATTGAGCTTTTATCATTTTTTTACTTACTTGTCGTTATCTACGGAGTGAGTGGTTCTAGAGCAGCATTACTTCGTCTTAACTTGTTATTCTTGCCAATTGTAGCGTGTGCCATTTTTGCTTTGTCGTTATTAAATATAAATTTAATGGATCCTCATAATTTAATGCCCTTTTTCCAAACAAAATGGAGCCAATATGCCATCGGAATGAAAGAATCGATATTTACATTTATTGGGTTTGAGATAGTGTTATTTTATTCTTCGCTTATAAATCAAAAAGACAAAATACCTTTAGCTGCTGCAAAGGGAGTGATGATTACCAATTTATTATATATTCTTATGTATCTCACTTGTATTACCGTTTTTTCTTATACTACAACCAAAAGTCTCACATATCCCGTTATTGAATTAGGGAAGGAAATTGAAATAGGTGGAGGGTTTTTAGAACGTTTTGATGCGATTTTCTTTACGACTTGGATTGTTACAATTTTTAATACTACTGCTATGTATTATGATATTGCAGTAATGAGTTTTTGTTCCATGTTTCCTTCTATTAAAAAGAAGACATTTATTTTTGTAAGTGCACCGATTATTTATTTGCTTAATGTGCTTCCTGAAAATGTTGCGAAGTTAACTCAATATGGTGTCTACTTAGCTTGGGTTGATATGGCATGTGTTATCCTTGTCCCTACGCTTGTCCTTATTATTTATAAAATAAAAGGGAGTAAGAAGAATGAAACACCTTCATAAGTTTGTTTACTGCATCATTTTGTTTCTATGTCTTAGTGGATGTGCAGAACGAAAGGAAATTGAAGAGAGAGGCTTTGTTGTAGGGGTGGCTTTTGATGTTGCAAAGGAAGCAGCGGAAGAAAGTGAATCAAAAAAGCCTCCTTTTATGAAAGGAACGTATCAACTTGTCTTACCGAGTGCATTGGCACAACAAGGTGGGAAAACTGATGGAGATAATTATATTAATATTAGTGCGATAAGCGATAGCATTTTTGAACAAATTCGAGAAATCTCTAAAAAAATAAGTCGATCCTTATTTTTTCCTCATATTCAAATTCTTGTCTTTTCAAAAGATTTATTACAGCATCCGTTTGTTTTAGAACAAACGTTAGATGTCTTTTTTCGTGACCATGAAATGAGAAGGAATATTCGGATTTTCGTCTCAAAAGACCGAGCGGAAGGTATTTTGAAACAAAGCTCGAAACCAGAAAATTTACCAGCGAAGTATATTGATCTGTTAGCGGATCATGCTGACAGTAACGCATACATGTTAGAAGCGATTCGCATTGGAGACATACAAGAAATGATGACCGCTAAAAGAAGTTTTGTTCTTCCGATTTTACAATTAACAAAACAAGGTGTGAAACTGGAGGGAGCTGCTGTATTTAAAGGGAAAAATAATAAATTGCTCGGTCTTTTAAGTGGAAAAGATACGCAAGGATTAAACTATATAATTGGAGAGAAAGCGAGTGGTTTTGTGACCATTCGGAAAGAGGAGGAAACGGTTACGTATGAAATTCATAAGCTAAGGCGCAAAATACACGCTTCTTTTGCAGATCCTCGTCATCCGAAGTTTACAATTGATATTTATCCTGAAGGTATACTAGCAGAGGTATATTTGGGAGGAGATGGAAAGATGTGGAGTGGGAAACAACTGAATACACATATCTCTCAAGAGATGAAAAAAATAACTATGATGACGATTAAGAAAGTGCAAAAAGGTTTTAAAACGGATGTTCTTGGATTAGGAGATTATTATAAACGACATAATTACAAGGAGTGGAAAAAGATAGAAAATAACTGGGATCGAGGAGAAAACTATTTTATGAAGAGCAAAATAGTTGTTCGGGTTCATCCTAGGGTAGAACATTCAGGTTCTTTAATACCGAAAGGTGGGCAGTAAAGCGAAACATTCATCAGTGATGGGGCTTCATCTCCCATCTATTACTTTGATTTCTTTAAAACATTGAAAAAAAGTTTACTGCCGCTAAGGTGGATAAATAGAAGGGGAGCTAGTTATATGAAGATGCCTTCGACTCTTGCAATTGTAGGTACCATTTTGATGGGCATTATCCCATACGGTTTTTATTTTATTAGTAAGAAAATAAAAAAATATGGTGCGCAGCCGTGGGAAGATTCAAATGAAAAAGGAAACCCGTAGTTTAGGTTTCCTTTTTCATTTATCCCGCTATTTGCGGGCAGTAACCTCTCCGTCTCAAGACTCGAAACATGCAAAAGATGGGCGGGGATAACTGCTCGTAAAAGCCCGATTGGTGAGAACTATATAAATCCATTTTGATTTTTCGACATATAAGCCGCGGCTATGGATAACAAAAGGTGACCTGCACTCGTTTTCTCTCTTTGTTTTCACTATGTCTGGGGCAGGAAAAGGATCTGACCGCTTCTATGCATGGCCGGATGCTCTCTCCCACCTAAAAAGAAGGGGTTTATGTCGGTTTTTTAATTTGTATTTATATAATCATAAGTGGGGGATGAAGCTCTCCACTTTATACAAGCCCTAACCAATGTACCAACTGCGTAGAGAGGAATGTAACAACAATGGCGATAACGGTAGGGATTGCAAACGAAAGAAATGTCCATTTTGGACTTTTTGTTTCTTTATATATGTTAACTAATGTTGTTCCACATGGGAAATGAAGAAGGGAGAACAACATTGTATTTAACGCAGTTAACCAAGTCCAACCGTGATCAAGGAACAACTGTTTAATTTGTGACATATCGTCTAGTTCTGTTAAGGAACCTGTTGATAAATAAGCCATTAATAAAATTGGAATAACGATTTCATTGGCCGGCAGTCCAAGTATGAATGCCGCTAGAATAAATCCATCTAGTCCAAGTAGTTTTGCGAATGGATCTAAGAA
This region includes:
- a CDS encoding amidohydrolase, producing MDIAEEIFLSKDQLIEWRRHFHMYPELSFQEEKTSQFVYDILQTIPHLEVSRPTKYSIMARLIGKQPGKTIAIRADMDALPIQEENHFEFVSTYSGVMHACGHDGHIAMLLGTVHALAGQRERVHGEIRFLFQHAEENFPGGAQEMVAAGVMENVDCIIGAHLWASLEVGKVGVIYGPAMAAPDVFKLTIEGKGGHAGIPHETIDSIAIGTQVVSQLQQIVSRLTDPLDSLVLSVTQFHAGTTHNVIPERAKIEGTVRSLKHELREKTAERIEKITKSITEAYGASYTFSYEYGYRPVVNDEQITKHVERAALQLYGREKVVRLQPTMAGEDFSAFLQKAPGTFFFIGAGNKEKGIVYPHHHPRFTIDEDALPIGVEVFVSSVLNFMQKGE
- a CDS encoding endospore germination permease, which gives rise to MKPFEYGDEEIGPRELTFAVSSVIIGTGALSMPRVIAEKTLFTDGWLILFLGGVVCAFLAWFIAKVAILFPQQTFFQYTGAYLSKPVAFIVTSVMVLTFAGIAAYQARAISIISQTYLFGKTPIELLSFFYLLVVIYGVSGSRAALLRLNLLFLPIVACAIFALSLLNINLMDPHNLMPFFQTKWSQYAIGMKESIFTFIGFEIVLFYSSLINQKDKIPLAAAKGVMITNLLYILMYLTCITVFSYTTTKSLTYPVIELGKEIEIGGGFLERFDAIFFTTWIVTIFNTTAMYYDIAVMSFCSMFPSIKKKTFIFVSAPIIYLLNVLPENVAKLTQYGVYLAWVDMACVILVPTLVLIIYKIKGSKKNETPS
- a CDS encoding Ger(x)C family spore germination protein, which gives rise to MKHLHKFVYCIILFLCLSGCAERKEIEERGFVVGVAFDVAKEAAEESESKKPPFMKGTYQLVLPSALAQQGGKTDGDNYINISAISDSIFEQIREISKKISRSLFFPHIQILVFSKDLLQHPFVLEQTLDVFFRDHEMRRNIRIFVSKDRAEGILKQSSKPENLPAKYIDLLADHADSNAYMLEAIRIGDIQEMMTAKRSFVLPILQLTKQGVKLEGAAVFKGKNNKLLGLLSGKDTQGLNYIIGEKASGFVTIRKEEETVTYEIHKLRRKIHASFADPRHPKFTIDIYPEGILAEVYLGGDGKMWSGKQLNTHISQEMKKITMMTIKKVQKGFKTDVLGLGDYYKRHNYKEWKKIENNWDRGENYFMKSKIVVRVHPRVEHSGSLIPKGGQ
- a CDS encoding spore germination protein, which encodes MTNLEANLSAITQSIRETLQSPNDLTVREFALSGSSTRCAVVFLCGLTDKDLIYQLVIRPLQQEGIPNKVPIMQTLLDRFISVGEVNTVKTFPDVINSVLVGDAVVLIDGIPNALVINGRAWERRSLEAPITENIIRGPKVGLTEDIATNKMLIRRDLRDPKLRFQSYIMGKRSQKEVTLIYIEDVINPYIVTELTRRLESIETDVILDSGKIEQLLEDNNMSPFPQFLNTERPDRAVAALAKGKAVILVDGSPFAVIAPMVIVDIFQSPEDHYERWIIGTLLRGLRIIAGLMAILLPAVYVALVSYHQGLIPSNLAYSIAGAREGVPFPAYIETIIMTLTMELIREAGLRLPKQVGQTVGIVGGLVIGEAAVSAGIVNPFMVIIIAVTAIATFSLPVYSVTITFRFLLFAFILAATMFGLYGIILAVIALTIHMTNLKSVGVPYFTPLAPAFYKDWKEEVVLLPRAMLKTRPEYLQTKDKTLHSKERE